One Polaribacter reichenbachii genomic window, AGCAATTGAAGCAATGACAAGAGCTATGGCTGTTGATTTAGCGCAATATGATGTTAGAGTAAATTGTGTTGCCCCAGGTTTTATAAAAACTAAAATGTCTGATAAAGCTTTTAGCGATGAACCTGCAAGAAGAGATAAAGTTTTATCTAGAACACCAATGGGGATTTTAGGTAAACCATCTGATATTGCAGATACTGTATACTTTTATGCTTTAGAAGAGTCTGGTTTTATTACAGGTACAATTTTACCTGTAGATGGTGGTAATAGTATTGGATTTTAATAACACTTATGTATAAACAGCAACAAACAATGCGTTGGTTCGGACCCCAATGATGTTATTGAATTAAAAGATATAAGACAATGTGGTGTAAAAGGTATTGTTACAGCATTATATGAAATTCCTGTTGGTGCTATTTGGTCAGTAGAAGCAATAAAAAAACACCAAGAAATTATTAGAAAAGAAGGAATGGAGTGGACAGTGGTTGAAAGTTTACCGGTTCATGAAGATATAAAAAAGTCAAATGGTAACTATTTACAGCAAATAGAAAACTATAAAATTAGCTTAGAAAACCTTGCAAAATGTAGAATTAATGTAGTGACTTATAATTTTATGACCATTTTAGATTGGGTACGTATAGATCATACATTTGCAAATCAAGATGGAAGTAAAGCATTGCTTTTTAAATAAGTAGCTTGTAATTATTTCGATCTTTTTATATTGTAAAGACCAAATGTAGAAGAAAATTATAGTGATAAATAAATAAAAACAGCTTTAGAATATGGTAATACTTTAACAAAAACAGAAAAAAGAATTATTTTTTAAAAACGTACTTCTTGGTTTATCAGGTAGTAAGGTTAACTTTAATAGAGAACAGATTCTTGATTTATTAGATAACTATAAACACATTAATAACCAGAAGTTAAGAGAAAATCTAGTTTTTTTTTGTCAGAAATAATTCCAACAGCTGAAGCAGTTGATGTAAATATGGCTATACATCCAGATGATCCACCATTTTCTGTTTTAGGATTACCAAGAGTTGTGAGTACGCAAAAAAATCTAGATATAATTTTTCAATCTGTGCCATCGGTTGCAAACGGTTTGTGTTATTGTACAGGATCTCTAGGAGCTGAACCAAATAATGATTTATTAAAAATTATTGATGATTTTTCAGATAGAATTCATTTTTTACATATTAGAAATGTGAAAAGAGAAAATAAAGATGTTTTTAGAGAGTCAGAGCATTTAATTGGTGATAACCAGATAGGTAAATAATGTAAAAGCTGATTTTATTAATGCAGAATAGAAAAATTGAATTGCCTTTAAGACCATACCATGGTTTTTTACTTTCTTTTGAAGATGATAAAGATCAATACTATAGATATTCTTTAGTAGGCAAATTAAAAGGTCTTGCAGAGTTACGTGGACTCGAGTTAGGCTTGATAAATGAGCTGAATTTAACAAATTTTTAATATTTTTTAAAATATTTAACGCAATCGGTTGCGTAAGTGAGGAAAATGTTTATTTTTGTGAAATAAATATTATTTTCTAAAAATATATTTAAAATGATAATATTAACCATTAAAATTAAATATCTGATAAAATGACTAATTTTACTTTATTAAACCAGGCTAATTATAGTAAGTCAAGAAATTTGTTCTTGCTAGCTTTTAGTGTATGGTTATTTATTTTTTCTATTCCTGCCTTTGCGCAGAGTAATATTAAAGTATCTGGAACAGTAACAGATGCAAATGGCATTCCAATACCAGGAGTTTCTGTAATTATTCAGAATACTTCAACAGGGGCAACTTCGGACTTAGATGGTAAGTATACTATTAATGTATCTTCCAATGGTTCTTTAGAGTTTCATTCGTTGGGGTATTTGACAAAAACGATTCCTGTAAATGGTAGAACATCAATTAATGTTCAATTAGAGGAAGATACTCAACAATTAGATGAAATTGTTGTGGTTGGTTATGGTACTCAAAGAAAAGAATCTGTAACAGGCTCTGTAGTATCTATTAAAGCAGAAGATTTGCAAGAAGTACAAACAGCAAACTTTCAGCAAGCATTACAAGGTAGAGCAGCTGGTGTTAATATTAGTACTACTAGTACAAGGCCTGGTGCTGCTCCACAAATTAGAATTCGTGGTGTAAGATCTCTTTCAGGAAACAACGACCCGTTAATTGTACTTAATGGAATACCTTTTTCTGGTGGTCTTAGTGATATTAATTCAAATGATATTGCTAGTTTAGATATCTTAAAAGATGCATCTGCAACTGCAATTTATGGTTCTAGAGGGGCAAATGGTGTTATAATTATAACAACTAAGGCTGGTAAAAAAGGACAAAAAGCAAAATTTTCATATAATACATATTATGCAGCTAAAGAAGTTTTCTCTAAGTACCCTATGATGAATGGAGCTCAATTAACTCAATTAAGAGCTGATGTAGCAGCAAATAATGGAGGAACACCAATTTATGATTTAGGGGGTGATGAAGACTTAGCAAACGATACAGATTGGCAAGATTTATTATTTGGTACTGGTATTCAAACTACACATGATATTAGTGTGCAAGGAGGTTCTGAAAATGGTACATATAATATAGGAATGGGATATTTTAAAGAAACTTCTGTAGTTCCTGGTGATGCTTTTGAAAGATATTCAATAAGAGCTCAAGTAGATCAAGAAGTTGGTACTTTATTTCGTTTCGGATTAAATTCGGTAATGAATTTTAATAAAACAAGTAGTATTGTAGGTATTAATGGTGTTTTGTCAGCATCACCACTATTAAGTCCTTATGATGCTAATGGAGATTTCTTAGAATCAGTTCGTCTTCAAACAGAAGCAGATGATTCTTGGATACCTACAAGAAATGAAATTAGCAGAGTTGGTAATGGCAAAAAAAATGAACAGCTAGATTATGGTTCTTACAATAATATTTATGGTGAAGTTAAAATTCCATGGGTTGATGGCCTAAAATTCCGACTTAACCTTGGTTTAAACTTTAGAACAAGTAGAGATGGTAGTTTTACTGGAAAAGGAGTATTTAATTATAACCCAAATAATAATTCTTCGGCTAGTTATAATAGTTCAATTACTAAAGATTATGTCATTGAAAACCAATTACTTTTCGATAGAACTTTTGCAGATAAACATCAAGTTAATTTTGTGGGATTATTTTCATCACAACAAACAAAATATGATAATGTAGGTTTAGGGGTGCAAAATATACCTAATGAAACGTCTTTATGGTATAATTTAGATGCAGCTCTTTCAGAAGATATAACAAGTTATGGAACAGGTTTTTCTGCTTCAGGTTTATTATCTTATATGGCAAGAGTTATGTATCAATATGATAATCGTTATTTATTTACAGCAACTTTACGTTCAGATGGGTCATCTAGGTTAGCACCAGGCCATAAATGGGTAACTTACCCTGCTATGTCTTTAGGATGGAACATAAAAAATGAGAAATTTATGGAAGATGTTAATGTTGTTAATCAATTAAAATTAAGAGTGGGTTATGGTGAAACTTCAAACCAAGCAGTATCTCCATACTCAACACAAGGAAGATTATCAACAAGAAATTATAACTTTGGTAGTAATTTTTCTACAGGTTATTTTGTGTCTCAATTACCTAACCCAAATTTAGGTTGGGAATTTTCCGAAACATTTAACTATGGTTTAGATTTTGGTTTATTTGATAACAGATTATCTGGTACAGTAGAGTATTATGTAACAAAAACAAGCGATATCTTATATGGTTTAGGTTTACCAGCAACTTCTGGTGTTAGTAGTGTTACAAGTAATATTGGTAAAACTCAAAATAAAGGTTTTGAATTGTCTTTAAATGGAACAATTATCGATAATCCAGATGGAATTACTTGGGATGTAGGAGTTAATCTTTATACTAATAAGAACGAAATCATTGCTTTAGCAACTGGTGAAGAAAGAAATGTTGGTCAACTTTGGTTTGTTGGATCTCCTGTTAATGTAATTTATGATTATCAGAATATTGGGCTTTGGAATGATACAGATTCAGATTATCAATATTTACAAGATTTCGAACCAGGAGGAAACGTTGGTATGGTAAAAGTAAAATATACTGGAGACTATAATGCTGATGGATCTCCTACAAGACAAATAAATGCAGATGATAGAATAGTACAAGATCCAACTCCAGATTTTCAAGGTGGTTTTAATACAAGATTAGCTTATAAAGATTTTGATGTTAGCATGGTTGGAACTTTTCAAAGTGGAGGTACAATTATAAGTACATTACATTCTTCTAACGGATATGTTAATTTACTTACAGGTAGAAGAAATAACGTAGACGTAGATTATTGGACACCAAATAATACAGGAGCAAAATATCCTGCACCAGGAGGTATACAAAGTGGTGATAACCCAAAATATGGTAGTACTTTAGGGTTTTTTGATGGATCTTATTTAAAAGTACGTACAATAACTGCAGGTTACAATTTTAATCAGCCATTTGTTAAGGACTTTGGTTTTGATAAACTACGTGTTTATGCAACAGTACAAAATCCGTTTGTGTTATTTTCTCCTTTTAATAAAGAGTCTGGTTTAGATCCAGAAACGAATTCAGGCGTTAATTCAAATGGAAGTCGTCAAAACGTATCTGTAAATACTTCTAATATTTCAAAAGGAATTCCTACAGTGGGTGCTAATGCTCCATCTACAAGAAATTTTATGATAGGATTAAACTTAACATTTTAAAAGAATTACAATGAGAAAAATTAAAATAAAAATTATATCAATAGCAATTCTTTCAGCTACTTTGCTATTAGGTTCTTGTACCGAAGAGATTTTACAAGAAGAGCCAAGGGGTGTATTTACTCCAGATTTTTTCCAAACCGAACTTGGTGTTCAAGGTGGATTAACATATTTATATGAAAATTTAAGATACTTATATGGGCAACCATATTATTATAACTCATTAGAAACAGGTACAGATGAGTATACTTATGCACAAAGTGCAGATAATAACTTTAAAAATGCAGATTTATCTGGTGTAGGTAACATAATTTCTGATACCTATACAACAAGTGTTGCGTGGAATACAGTTTTTCCAGCGATAAACACTGCAAGTGGTATTATAGAAAATGCAGCTGCAGTAGGTATTGATGCATCAGTTGTAGCAGAAGCTAAGTTTTTTAGAGCTTTTAACTACTTTTTATTAGTGCAACAATATGGTGGTGTTCCCTTAGATTTAGGTTCTGGAGAATTAGTTTTTAATTCTTCAGCTGTAAGAACATCAATTAGAAATACTGTACCAGAGGTTTATACAAAAGGTATTTTTCCAGATTTAGTTGCAGCTATTAATGAGTTGCCAGATTCTCCAAGATTAACTGGTACAGCTACAAAAAATGTTGCAAGACTACATTTAGCAAAAGCATATTTAACTTATGCTTGGTGGTTAGAAAATCCTAATGGAATACCAACATATCCAGAAACTCCTAGGACAGATCCTGATGGAAAAGATGCTTTGTACTATTTCCAACAAGCATATACAATTGCAATGGATGGTATTAACAATCCTGGTCCATACTCATTACAAGAATACTTTTATGATGTACACGTTGGATCTAATGATCGCCATAGCGAAATGATGTTATATGCAGATCGTACAGAAGAAAGTCCTATTTATAATGGTGCAAGTTTAGGTTGGAGTGGAACAGGAGGTAGTGCAAACACAGCTGTTTGGATGGTAACTTCTAATTACACAACAATTAAAGTAGATGATGTTGCTGCAGTTCAACGTGAAGCAGACCAAAGTTTAGGTAGACCTTGGACTCGTATGGCACCAAGTATCAATGTATTTGAAGAAACATTTGCAGAAAAAGATTTAGATTCAAGATACGACGGAACTTTTGTGTCTAGTTATAGAGGTAACTGGGATAAAGGAGGGAATTCAACTCCTTCTTTAACTGCTGCAAATGGAATGCAAATTACACCTGGAGACGCAGTTATATCTTTCTTAGATGATTATGATGCAACTGTAGATTACAGTGTTAATGGAGGTAACCTTGGTGGTGGTGAAGTGGCAGGTAGGTCTGACTATGTAATTAATTTAAATGAAATTAACCGAAGATTTTATCCAGGTTTATGGAAATTAGGAACATATCGTACAGATAATGAAGGAGGTTTAGGACAACCAAATGGAGCTATTACAAGACCTTTTCCAATTGCTAAGTTTTCAGAATTTTACTTTATTGCTGCAGAAGCATATGTAAAGGGAGCTACTGGAGGACAAACTGCTTATCAATTAATTAATGTTATTCGTGGACGTGCAGGTAAATGGCGTTATGATAATGGTGAAAAGTCAGAAAGAATGGAAGATAACAGTGCTGCAATGATTGCTGCTACGCCTTTAGTTGTAGATTTAGATTTTATTTTAGCAGAACGTTCTAGAGAATATTTTGGTGAAGGTTATAGATGGTTAGATTTAGTGCGTACACAAAAATGGGCAGAGTATGCAGCTTCTTATAAAATTGCAAGTAATGATGCTAGTGATCATTCACCAACTACTACCAATAGAACTATTGAGAAATTCCATTATTTAAGACCAATACCACAAAGTCAAATAGATGATTTAGATATGTCTGATGATGAAAAATCAGCATATCAAAACCCTGGTTATTAAAATATGAAATATGCTATATTTATATAGCTTTCAAAAGAAAAATAATTTTTGAGTTATTTATATTTGAATTGTTGGAAAAAGGTTGTCTTCAAAAATAGACAACCTTTTTTATTATTATATTAGTATAAAATTCAAGTAAAAAATAATTTTTAAAAATATAACACTAAAAGAATAGCTTAGTTTTAATGAAAAAAGTACTTGGTATTTCGGCATTTTATCACGATTCAGCTGCTGCTTTAATAATAGACGGTAAAGTTCTGTATGCGGCTCAAGAAGAGCGTTTTAGTAGAGTAAAAAACGATGCAAATTTTCCTGAAGAAGCTATTAAATATTGCCTTTTTGAATCTGGACTAGCTATTGATGATATAGATGCAATCGCTTTTTATGACAAACCTTTTTTAAAGTTTGAAAGACTTCTAGAAACTTATTATGCTTTTTCTCCTAAAGGTTTTAAATCTTTTGATAAAGCAATGCCAACTTGGTTAAAAGAAAAATTATTTATTAAACAAATCATAAAAAAAAGATTAAAAAAATTAAGTAAAAAAGATAAATTACCTAAGATTACAATCTTTTTTCCAGAGCATCATCTATCTCATATTGCAAGTGCTTTTTATACATCACCTTATAAAAAAAGTGCATTTTTAACAGTTGATGGAGTAGGAGAATGGACAACAACTTCATTTGGTGTTGCCTCAGCTGAAAAAGGTATAGAAGTAATGGGTGAAATTCAATTTCCAGACTCAATAGGTTTGTTTTATTCTTCTTTTACTTATTATTTAGGTTTTGAAGTTAATAAAGGTGAATATAAAATGATGGGACTTGCTCCTTACAGCAACTTACAAACTGAACAAGCAATTAAATTTATTAAAATTATAAAAGAAAATTTAATTGATATTAAAGATGATGGTTCTATTAAGCTAAATAAAAAATATTTTGATTATCCTGTTGGATTAAGAATGGTAAACC contains:
- a CDS encoding mannonate dehydratase — protein: MVTALYEIPVGAIWSVEAIKKHQEIIRKEGMEWTVVESLPVHEDIKKSNGNYLQQIENYKISLENLAKCRINVVTYNFMTILDWVRIDHTFANQDGSKALLFK
- a CDS encoding mannonate dehydratase: MSEIIPTAEAVDVNMAIHPDDPPFSVLGLPRVVSTQKNLDIIFQSVPSVANGLCYCTGSLGAEPNNDLLKIIDDFSDRIHFLHIRNVKRENKDVFRESEHLIGDNQIGK
- a CDS encoding SusC/RagA family TonB-linked outer membrane protein, producing the protein MTNFTLLNQANYSKSRNLFLLAFSVWLFIFSIPAFAQSNIKVSGTVTDANGIPIPGVSVIIQNTSTGATSDLDGKYTINVSSNGSLEFHSLGYLTKTIPVNGRTSINVQLEEDTQQLDEIVVVGYGTQRKESVTGSVVSIKAEDLQEVQTANFQQALQGRAAGVNISTTSTRPGAAPQIRIRGVRSLSGNNDPLIVLNGIPFSGGLSDINSNDIASLDILKDASATAIYGSRGANGVIIITTKAGKKGQKAKFSYNTYYAAKEVFSKYPMMNGAQLTQLRADVAANNGGTPIYDLGGDEDLANDTDWQDLLFGTGIQTTHDISVQGGSENGTYNIGMGYFKETSVVPGDAFERYSIRAQVDQEVGTLFRFGLNSVMNFNKTSSIVGINGVLSASPLLSPYDANGDFLESVRLQTEADDSWIPTRNEISRVGNGKKNEQLDYGSYNNIYGEVKIPWVDGLKFRLNLGLNFRTSRDGSFTGKGVFNYNPNNNSSASYNSSITKDYVIENQLLFDRTFADKHQVNFVGLFSSQQTKYDNVGLGVQNIPNETSLWYNLDAALSEDITSYGTGFSASGLLSYMARVMYQYDNRYLFTATLRSDGSSRLAPGHKWVTYPAMSLGWNIKNEKFMEDVNVVNQLKLRVGYGETSNQAVSPYSTQGRLSTRNYNFGSNFSTGYFVSQLPNPNLGWEFSETFNYGLDFGLFDNRLSGTVEYYVTKTSDILYGLGLPATSGVSSVTSNIGKTQNKGFELSLNGTIIDNPDGITWDVGVNLYTNKNEIIALATGEERNVGQLWFVGSPVNVIYDYQNIGLWNDTDSDYQYLQDFEPGGNVGMVKVKYTGDYNADGSPTRQINADDRIVQDPTPDFQGGFNTRLAYKDFDVSMVGTFQSGGTIISTLHSSNGYVNLLTGRRNNVDVDYWTPNNTGAKYPAPGGIQSGDNPKYGSTLGFFDGSYLKVRTITAGYNFNQPFVKDFGFDKLRVYATVQNPFVLFSPFNKESGLDPETNSGVNSNGSRQNVSVNTSNISKGIPTVGANAPSTRNFMIGLNLTF
- a CDS encoding RagB/SusD family nutrient uptake outer membrane protein, whose product is MRKIKIKIISIAILSATLLLGSCTEEILQEEPRGVFTPDFFQTELGVQGGLTYLYENLRYLYGQPYYYNSLETGTDEYTYAQSADNNFKNADLSGVGNIISDTYTTSVAWNTVFPAINTASGIIENAAAVGIDASVVAEAKFFRAFNYFLLVQQYGGVPLDLGSGELVFNSSAVRTSIRNTVPEVYTKGIFPDLVAAINELPDSPRLTGTATKNVARLHLAKAYLTYAWWLENPNGIPTYPETPRTDPDGKDALYYFQQAYTIAMDGINNPGPYSLQEYFYDVHVGSNDRHSEMMLYADRTEESPIYNGASLGWSGTGGSANTAVWMVTSNYTTIKVDDVAAVQREADQSLGRPWTRMAPSINVFEETFAEKDLDSRYDGTFVSSYRGNWDKGGNSTPSLTAANGMQITPGDAVISFLDDYDATVDYSVNGGNLGGGEVAGRSDYVINLNEINRRFYPGLWKLGTYRTDNEGGLGQPNGAITRPFPIAKFSEFYFIAAEAYVKGATGGQTAYQLINVIRGRAGKWRYDNGEKSERMEDNSAAMIAATPLVVDLDFILAERSREYFGEGYRWLDLVRTQKWAEYAASYKIASNDASDHSPTTTNRTIEKFHYLRPIPQSQIDDLDMSDDEKSAYQNPGY